The following are encoded in a window of Flavobacteriales bacterium genomic DNA:
- a CDS encoding DUF4230 domain-containing protein — MRRITLLLAIIATALLAFFITREVYRPGQGSERVSASVLIERMRPVLKLVTVEGEFNELYHHKDSWNWRYSVPGFTEKQAILRVKARVSVGYDLDGMRITTDEATRTVTLLAPPEPQVLSIEHEVDYYDISNGIFNRFSPQELTALNTKARQQVLDKVPTSGLFDEADKQRGVMVEALRAIVESAGWTLEAGYTPKDGRTRLKG; from the coding sequence ATGCGACGCATCACCCTCCTCCTCGCCATCATCGCCACCGCGCTACTCGCATTCTTCATCACACGTGAGGTGTACCGCCCGGGCCAGGGCAGTGAGCGGGTGTCCGCCAGCGTGCTCATTGAGCGCATGCGGCCGGTGCTCAAATTGGTGACCGTGGAGGGCGAATTCAACGAACTCTACCACCACAAGGACAGCTGGAACTGGCGCTACAGCGTGCCAGGCTTCACCGAGAAGCAGGCCATTCTGCGCGTGAAGGCGCGGGTGAGCGTGGGCTACGACCTGGACGGGATGCGCATCACCACCGACGAGGCCACACGCACCGTCACCCTGCTGGCGCCTCCCGAACCGCAGGTGCTGTCCATCGAACATGAGGTGGACTACTACGACATCAGCAACGGGATATTCAACCGCTTCTCCCCGCAGGAACTTACCGCACTCAACACGAAGGCGCGGCAGCAGGTGCTGGACAAGGTGCCCACCAGCGGCTTGTTCGACGAGGCTGACAAACAGCGCGGCGTCATGGTCGAAGCATTGCGCGCCATCGTGGAAAGCGCCGGTTGGACGCTGGAGGCGGGCTACACGCCCAAGGATGGACGCACCCGTCTGAAGGGCTGA
- a CDS encoding DUF502 domain-containing protein, with the protein MSLTTRRIGKIFLSYFFRGLLVLVPATLTVWAVWRSLAFLDGLIETDIPGLGIILLLAIITGAGWLASSLLFQPFADLIEEALQRIPFLKTMYGALKDIVEALVGNKKKFDRPVLVRLGSAMDVERVGFITQDDLSHLGIAGGKVAVYLPHAFAWSGNLVIVPMANITPIPANATDVMKFVVSGGVSQVDEA; encoded by the coding sequence ATGAGCCTCACCACACGCCGTATCGGCAAGATCTTCCTCAGCTACTTCTTCCGAGGCCTGCTCGTGCTCGTGCCCGCCACCCTCACGGTCTGGGCCGTCTGGCGCTCACTGGCCTTCCTCGATGGCCTCATCGAGACCGACATCCCCGGGCTGGGCATCATTCTGCTGCTGGCGATCATCACAGGCGCGGGGTGGCTGGCGAGTTCGCTTTTGTTCCAACCCTTCGCCGACCTCATCGAGGAGGCCTTGCAGCGCATCCCCTTCCTGAAGACCATGTACGGCGCGCTGAAGGACATCGTGGAGGCGCTCGTGGGCAACAAGAAGAAATTCGACCGGCCGGTGCTGGTGAGGCTCGGCTCCGCGATGGATGTGGAGCGCGTGGGCTTCATCACGCAGGACGACCTGTCGCATCTGGGCATCGCCGGCGGCAAGGTGGCCGTGTACCTGCCCCACGCCTTCGCCTGGAGCGGCAACCTGGTGATCGTGCCGATGGCGAACATCACCCCCATCCCGGCCAACGCCACCGATGTGATGAAGTTCGTGGTGAGCGGAGGCGTGAGCCAAGTGGACGAAGCATGA
- a CDS encoding HAMP domain-containing histidine kinase, with the protein MDLYSRKQRWKLVLAAVAFALVAASLWYSNQIVENVREGERRKVRLWAEAVQNRAELVNYTERLFERLRDEERKKAELLGEAQQRLVSGRDVDLTFVLKVVTDNTTIPVIITDSKGEPRFHRNLPERISRDPALLKAEVALMAQRGEPIEIDVARDKQYLYYKDSRVFTELQEVMDGIISSFISETVMGTAAVPVIYTDSTRTRIIEHTNIDEEIASDSLAMLARIAAMEKANAPIAIQLPGQGRHWIFYEESLVITQLRYFPYVQLAIICLFLLVAYALFSVFRKAEQDQVWVGMAKETAHQLGTPLSSLMAWMELLRSQGVDPGAINEMRKDVDRLEVITERFSKIGSAPALTPERIYHTLRATVLYLRPRLPGRVRIDVQQPSDTESQVPLNRALFSWVIENLIRNAVDAMEGEGAITIEIVPEASVVHIDVTDTGKGIPSSQHATVFRPGFTTKRRGWGLGLSLSKRIIEEYHKGRIVVKRSAPGKGTTFRITLNAGVLGSALVSEPT; encoded by the coding sequence ATGGACCTCTATTCGCGCAAGCAACGCTGGAAACTGGTGCTCGCCGCCGTGGCCTTCGCTTTGGTGGCGGCATCGCTCTGGTACAGCAACCAGATCGTGGAGAATGTGCGCGAGGGCGAGCGCCGCAAGGTGCGCCTATGGGCGGAGGCGGTGCAGAACCGCGCCGAGCTGGTCAACTACACGGAACGGCTGTTCGAGCGGCTGCGTGATGAGGAGCGCAAGAAGGCCGAACTGCTCGGCGAGGCGCAGCAACGGCTGGTGAGCGGCCGCGATGTGGACCTCACCTTCGTGCTGAAGGTGGTGACGGACAACACCACCATCCCGGTGATCATCACCGACAGCAAGGGCGAACCGCGTTTCCACCGCAATCTGCCGGAGCGCATCTCCAGGGACCCGGCGCTGCTGAAAGCCGAGGTGGCCCTGATGGCGCAGCGTGGCGAGCCCATCGAGATCGACGTGGCGCGCGACAAGCAATACCTCTATTACAAGGACTCGCGCGTGTTCACCGAATTGCAGGAAGTGATGGACGGCATCATCAGCTCCTTCATCTCCGAAACAGTGATGGGCACCGCCGCCGTGCCGGTGATCTACACCGACAGCACACGCACACGGATCATAGAGCACACCAACATCGACGAGGAGATCGCCTCCGACAGCCTGGCCATGCTGGCGCGCATAGCCGCCATGGAGAAGGCCAACGCGCCCATCGCCATCCAACTGCCCGGACAGGGGCGCCACTGGATCTTCTACGAGGAATCGCTGGTGATCACGCAGCTGCGCTACTTCCCTTACGTGCAGCTGGCCATCATCTGCCTTTTCCTGCTGGTGGCCTACGCCCTGTTCAGCGTATTCCGCAAGGCGGAGCAGGACCAGGTGTGGGTGGGCATGGCCAAGGAGACGGCGCACCAGTTGGGCACGCCGCTCAGTTCGCTCATGGCCTGGATGGAACTGCTCCGATCACAGGGCGTGGACCCCGGGGCCATCAACGAGATGCGCAAGGATGTGGACCGGCTGGAGGTGATCACCGAACGCTTCAGCAAGATCGGCTCGGCGCCCGCACTGACCCCGGAGAGGATCTACCATACGTTGCGCGCCACGGTGCTCTACTTGCGGCCGCGGCTGCCGGGCCGGGTGAGGATCGACGTGCAGCAGCCGTCCGACACGGAATCGCAGGTGCCGCTGAACCGTGCGCTCTTCAGTTGGGTGATCGAGAACCTCATCCGCAACGCGGTGGATGCCATGGAAGGGGAAGGCGCCATCACGATCGAGATCGTGCCCGAGGCGAGCGTGGTGCATATCGACGTCACCGACACGGGCAAGGGCATCCCTTCGTCGCAGCACGCCACCGTGTTCCGCCCCGGCTTCACCACCAAGCGGCGCGGCTGGGGGCTTGGCCTCTCGCTGAGCAAGCGCATCATCGAAGAATACCACAAGGGCCGCATCGTGGTGAAACGCAGCGCGCCTGGCAAGGGCACGACCTTCCGGATCACGCTCAATGCCGGTGTACTGGGTTCGGCGTTGGTGAGCGAACCCACCTGA
- the hemW gene encoding radical SAM family heme chaperone HemW, giving the protein MAGLYLHIPFCRKACNYCDFHFSTSMGARSRVLAAMHRELEARSGEVDGPFGTVYFGGGTPSLLEQDEITGFMRVIHERQGVEPGAEITLETNPDDITPDRLAMWKELGITRISLGTQSFRDERLKWMGRAHDARQAMDSIALIAGAGFASWTIDLIYGLPGMTTAEWDEQLTIALDHGMPHLSAYCLTVEARTALDHQVRLGLLRMPDDVDQSAQFDRLMDRMAQAGLEQYEISNFGRAGHRSRHNAAYWEGVPYLGAGPSAHSYDGRSRRWNLAHNLRYAQAIERGDPWWDEEELTPAKRTNELLMTGLRTIAGVRTDQLEIDALRVNKGLLRKHLDQGNLTLEGGRLALTRAGRHHADRIASDLFVTDDDR; this is encoded by the coding sequence ATGGCGGGGCTCTACCTGCATATCCCCTTCTGTCGCAAGGCCTGCAACTATTGCGACTTCCACTTCAGCACCAGCATGGGCGCCCGGTCACGCGTGCTGGCCGCCATGCACCGTGAATTGGAGGCTCGCTCGGGGGAGGTGGATGGGCCCTTCGGCACGGTCTACTTCGGCGGTGGCACACCAAGCTTGCTGGAGCAGGATGAGATCACGGGCTTCATGCGTGTGATACATGAACGCCAAGGTGTGGAACCCGGTGCCGAGATCACCCTGGAGACCAATCCGGACGACATCACGCCGGACCGTCTCGCGATGTGGAAGGAACTCGGTATCACGCGCATCAGCCTGGGCACACAAAGCTTCCGCGATGAGCGCTTGAAATGGATGGGGCGGGCGCATGACGCGCGACAAGCGATGGACAGCATCGCGCTCATCGCCGGCGCAGGGTTCGCGTCCTGGACCATCGACCTGATCTACGGCCTGCCGGGCATGACAACTGCCGAATGGGACGAGCAACTCACCATCGCCCTGGACCACGGCATGCCGCACCTGAGCGCATACTGCCTCACCGTGGAGGCACGCACCGCGCTGGACCACCAGGTGCGCCTGGGCCTGTTGCGCATGCCGGACGATGTGGACCAGAGCGCCCAATTCGATCGCTTGATGGACCGCATGGCGCAGGCCGGCCTGGAGCAATACGAGATCAGCAACTTCGGGCGGGCGGGCCACCGATCCCGCCACAATGCGGCCTATTGGGAGGGTGTGCCCTACCTGGGGGCAGGTCCATCGGCGCACAGCTACGACGGTCGAAGTCGTCGCTGGAACCTGGCCCACAACCTGCGTTACGCACAGGCCATTGAACGCGGCGATCCCTGGTGGGACGAGGAGGAACTGACCCCGGCGAAACGCACCAACGAACTTTTGATGACCGGCCTGCGTACGATCGCGGGCGTGCGCACCGACCAGTTGGAGATCGACGCCCTGCGGGTCAACAAGGGCCTGCTGCGGAAACACCTCGACCAAGGGAACCTGACCCTGGAAGGGGGCCGCTTAGCTTTGACCAGGGCGGGCAGGCACCACGCCGACCGCATCGCATCGGACCTGTTCGTCACCGACGATGATCGCTGA
- a CDS encoding MmcQ/YjbR family DNA-binding protein, translating into MTLAEFRDHCARFPGFTEDLPFDASTLAFRVGGKIFALMDVDLFTSVNLKCDPERAIDLRERFGGITPGYHMNKAHWNTVTTDGSVPAALLLELARHSYDLVRASLPARARRELEQGA; encoded by the coding sequence ATGACCTTGGCGGAATTCCGCGACCACTGCGCGCGCTTCCCGGGCTTCACCGAGGACCTGCCCTTCGATGCGAGCACCCTGGCCTTCCGCGTGGGCGGCAAGATCTTCGCCTTGATGGATGTGGACCTCTTCACAAGCGTGAACCTGAAGTGCGACCCGGAACGCGCCATCGACCTGCGCGAGCGCTTTGGTGGCATCACCCCGGGCTACCACATGAACAAGGCGCATTGGAACACGGTGACCACCGATGGAAGCGTACCGGCGGCCTTGCTTCTTGAACTGGCGCGCCACAGTTACGACCTGGTGCGGGCTTCACTGCCGGCCCGTGCTCGCCGCGAACTGGAGCAGGGCGCGTGA
- a CDS encoding cyclase family protein has product MIAEITHHGRSFRVDLSKPIDLSLPLHAGEGRTKAWYVGPVTMEPVRMGDTRFSVQDGAPVNFRDIHFNPHGHGTHTESVGHISPEIHPVGGLLKRYFFTAQLVSLLPETRRAPDAREDQVITLEQLRNVVSERPPEAIIVRTLPHRDDATTRDWSGSNPCYLQSTACAWLRSIGVKHLLLDLPSIDREEDGGVLAAHHAFWDFPNSTDQERTISELLRIPREVRDGDYLLELQVANFMNDAAPSRPVLYALLP; this is encoded by the coding sequence ATGATCGCTGAGATCACCCACCACGGCCGCAGCTTCCGCGTGGACCTGTCGAAACCCATCGACCTGAGTCTGCCGCTGCACGCGGGCGAGGGCCGCACCAAGGCATGGTACGTGGGCCCGGTGACGATGGAGCCCGTGCGCATGGGCGACACGCGCTTCAGCGTGCAGGATGGTGCCCCGGTGAATTTCCGAGACATCCATTTCAATCCACACGGCCACGGCACCCACACCGAGAGCGTGGGCCACATCAGTCCCGAGATCCATCCGGTGGGCGGCTTGCTGAAGCGCTACTTCTTCACCGCCCAACTGGTGAGCCTGTTGCCCGAAACACGGCGCGCACCCGATGCCAGGGAGGACCAGGTGATCACCTTGGAACAACTGCGCAACGTGGTGAGCGAACGCCCCCCGGAAGCCATCATCGTGCGCACCCTGCCACACCGCGATGACGCCACCACACGCGATTGGAGCGGATCGAACCCCTGTTATCTGCAGAGCACCGCATGCGCCTGGCTGCGCAGCATCGGCGTGAAACACCTGTTGCTGGACCTGCCCAGCATTGACCGCGAAGAGGATGGCGGTGTGCTGGCCGCGCACCATGCCTTCTGGGATTTCCCCAACAGCACCGATCAGGAACGCACCATCTCCGAATTGCTGCGGATACCCCGGGAAGTGCGCGATGGTGACTACCTGCTGGAATTGCAGGTGGCGAACTTCATGAACGACGCGGCCCCCAGCCGGCCTGTGCTCTACGCCTTGCTGCCATGA
- a CDS encoding DMT family transporter — translation MRSRHNALLLLHITVLIWGLTGILGRLIDQDAEQVVYMRTVIGVLGLLLAGWWMGFPVLPNRRDWHHHVLTGVIIAGHWWTFFHAIKISSVSIAVTCLAASTIFTALLEPIWNKRRVRPYELILGSLVIAALVMIFGLETGQRMGMLVATTSALLSAWFTVVNGQLVKRDHSGRIGLYELFGAAVVVGVWMAVEGTLPPPLWSLAGDQVLWHLVLGLLCTSFAFVAGIAVMRQLSAFTVSLTVNLEPVYSIVLALVIWGDDEKLHLGSYAGFALILACLFTNGWFAKREARRMAGVAPLSH, via the coding sequence ATGCGAAGCCGCCACAATGCCCTGCTGCTCCTGCACATCACCGTGCTCATCTGGGGCCTCACCGGCATCCTGGGCAGGCTCATCGACCAGGACGCCGAACAGGTGGTGTACATGCGCACCGTGATCGGTGTGCTGGGGTTGCTGCTCGCCGGCTGGTGGATGGGCTTCCCCGTGCTGCCCAACCGGCGCGACTGGCATCACCATGTGCTCACGGGCGTGATCATCGCCGGGCATTGGTGGACCTTCTTCCATGCCATCAAGATCAGCAGCGTGTCCATCGCCGTCACCTGCCTCGCCGCCAGCACCATCTTCACCGCCTTGCTGGAGCCGATCTGGAACAAGCGCCGTGTGCGGCCCTATGAACTGATACTCGGTTCTCTGGTCATCGCCGCGTTGGTCATGATCTTCGGCCTGGAAACCGGCCAGCGCATGGGCATGCTGGTGGCCACCACCTCGGCCTTGCTCTCCGCCTGGTTCACCGTGGTGAACGGTCAACTGGTGAAGCGCGACCACAGCGGGCGCATCGGCCTGTATGAGTTGTTCGGCGCGGCGGTGGTGGTGGGCGTGTGGATGGCCGTGGAAGGGACGTTGCCGCCGCCCTTGTGGTCGCTGGCCGGCGACCAGGTGCTGTGGCATCTGGTCCTTGGCCTGCTGTGCACCAGCTTCGCCTTCGTGGCGGGCATCGCCGTCATGCGCCAGTTGAGCGCCTTCACCGTGAGCCTCACCGTGAACCTCGAGCCGGTCTACAGCATCGTGCTGGCACTGGTCATCTGGGGCGATGATGAGAAACTGCACCTGGGCAGCTACGCGGGTTTCGCGCTGATCCTCGCCTGCCTCTTCACCAATGGCTGGTTCGCCAAGCGCGAAGCCCGGCGCATGGCGGGTGTGGCACCATTGTCGCACTGA